In bacterium, one genomic interval encodes:
- a CDS encoding polysaccharide biosynthesis/export family protein, which produces MKLRPIYALAMTFGFLLLGCLTLSAQTTEYRIGPEDVLDIRFWQDESLNTTVKVGQDGRITLDIIGQIEVTGKTTEELQNEIIRQMSRLNKNISQAVVRVTQFNYNFLYLTGQVLSPGKRTYETIPGLWDVINEAGGVTPLGDLTRVTIIRGGEEAGKVEVINVSKAVSEGNVDHLPRLRRQDTIEIPALPGGIPQAAIGEFSTEAKNTVYVLGAVTRPGPVQFEENADLLQILAAAGGPSPTADLKKVKVISRDGAYSQTYQINVEKYSKTGEPIRYVVRKEDTFIVPQRTTSFLNFGTIATIVGTASTAWLLIDRISSGD; this is translated from the coding sequence ATGAAACTACGTCCGATCTATGCACTGGCGATGACCTTCGGCTTCCTTTTGCTGGGATGCCTGACCTTGTCTGCCCAGACGACGGAATACAGGATCGGTCCTGAGGACGTTTTGGATATCCGATTCTGGCAGGACGAGAGCCTCAATACGACGGTGAAAGTCGGCCAGGATGGCCGGATCACGCTGGATATTATCGGCCAGATCGAAGTGACCGGCAAAACGACGGAAGAGTTGCAGAATGAGATCATCCGTCAGATGTCCCGTCTCAACAAGAATATCTCCCAAGCGGTGGTTCGGGTTACGCAATTTAATTACAATTTCCTTTATCTGACCGGCCAAGTTTTGTCTCCCGGGAAGCGGACGTATGAAACGATCCCTGGGCTTTGGGACGTGATCAACGAGGCCGGTGGTGTTACTCCGTTGGGCGATCTGACTCGTGTTACCATCATTCGCGGTGGCGAGGAAGCCGGCAAAGTGGAAGTGATCAATGTCTCGAAGGCAGTGTCCGAAGGGAATGTCGACCATTTGCCGCGGCTGCGACGTCAGGATACCATCGAAATTCCTGCGCTTCCCGGCGGAATACCGCAGGCGGCGATAGGTGAATTCAGTACCGAAGCTAAAAACACGGTCTATGTGCTGGGGGCGGTGACTCGTCCTGGGCCGGTGCAATTCGAGGAGAATGCCGACTTGTTGCAGATACTGGCCGCCGCAGGAGGACCGTCGCCGACAGCCGACCTGAAGAAAGTTAAGGTCATTTCACGCGACGGCGCGTATTCACAGACTTATCAGATCAATGTCGAGAAATATTCCAAGACCGGAGAGCCGATCCGGTATGTCGTGCGTAAAGAAGATACATTCATCGTCCCACAGCGGACGACCAGTTTCCTGAACTTTGGGACGATCGCGACCATTGTCGGAACCGCCAGTACTGCCTGGCTGCTGATCGACCGTATTTCGAGCGGTGACTGA
- a CDS encoding tetratricopeptide repeat protein: protein MLDALLLLLVFVFGALAFYLMYERFYKKTQHIEPSMYVEALRNLLDGKQESAFTKLRQVVAEDAGNIDAYLRLGQLLREHNRPDRALQVHKDLTLRYGLTKSDKISILRELASDYLALNDHTTADAALKELATLEPENHWAFVTRLKLQEKAGQWEEAYDTAVQLLKLEGNKSKTPLARFKFQQGEQLYKTREYHKARIAYKEAISIDPSFVPAYIAVGDSYREEERFEDAVNFWTKLIEAVPEQAHLVIDRLKNVLFTLGRFGEIVEICRQILEHSPKNLEARRAMAEFYVKKGDLEAAEEMLEAILDEQPEDPFAIVELVRIYLELGDNKRLHELRRALEFKRDRKRSPAKPGNPAVIRS, encoded by the coding sequence ATGCTTGATGCGCTCTTATTATTGCTCGTGTTCGTTTTTGGTGCGCTCGCCTTCTACTTGATGTATGAGCGCTTCTATAAAAAAACTCAGCATATCGAACCGTCGATGTATGTCGAGGCACTCCGTAATCTGCTGGATGGAAAGCAGGAATCGGCTTTCACCAAACTTCGGCAGGTGGTGGCGGAAGATGCCGGCAATATCGACGCGTATCTTCGACTCGGCCAATTATTGCGAGAGCACAATCGGCCGGACCGCGCGTTGCAGGTACACAAAGATCTGACTCTTCGCTATGGTCTGACCAAATCCGACAAGATTTCGATCCTTCGAGAACTGGCCTCGGACTATCTCGCTCTCAATGACCATACGACGGCCGATGCCGCGCTCAAAGAACTGGCGACACTGGAGCCGGAGAACCATTGGGCCTTTGTCACACGCCTCAAACTCCAGGAAAAGGCCGGGCAGTGGGAAGAGGCTTACGATACGGCGGTGCAGTTGCTGAAGCTGGAAGGGAATAAGTCGAAAACGCCTTTGGCGCGGTTCAAATTCCAGCAGGGTGAGCAGTTGTACAAAACGCGTGAATACCACAAAGCGAGAATTGCGTATAAAGAAGCGATCAGTATTGATCCATCATTCGTGCCCGCCTATATCGCGGTGGGTGATTCATATCGCGAGGAAGAGCGATTCGAGGATGCGGTCAATTTTTGGACCAAGCTGATCGAGGCGGTCCCGGAGCAGGCGCACCTGGTGATCGACCGGCTGAAAAATGTGCTCTTCACACTGGGACGGTTCGGAGAGATAGTTGAGATCTGCCGCCAGATTTTGGAGCATTCGCCGAAAAATCTTGAAGCTCGCCGTGCGATGGCGGAGTTTTATGTGAAGAAAGGGGATCTTGAGGCGGCCGAGGAGATGCTTGAAGCGATCCTCGATGAACAGCCTGAGGATCCGTTTGCGATAGTGGAATTGGTCCGGATCTATCTTGAATTGGGCGACAACAAGCGACTGCATGAACTTCGGCGAGCGCTTGAGTTTAAGCGTGATCGGAAGCGATCGCCGGCGAAGCCGGGGAATCCCGCGGTCATTCGCAGTTAA
- a CDS encoding CpsD/CapB family tyrosine-protein kinase yields the protein MASQHSIIDFFSLESGPATEFRRLLHNLQFHNKDREMKAIMVTSSMLSEGKSTVAALLALTAAKKGMKTLLIDADVRRPTIHKLFKIPRQKGLLDVLVDSLPVKESVKKTSLEKLDLITAGRTHESPADVFDAVAIGRVIQEMKFYYDIIVIDCAPVIPVSDPMLLSQEVDGILFVVKAGATQRDIVQRASSILSSSTNKLLGVILNNADGTLPYFYNHDYYGYDYSQRPSDAKDGKSGSDKGSKSGKTNGNGDQKPKNSLSR from the coding sequence ATGGCGTCGCAACATTCGATCATCGATTTCTTCAGTCTCGAGAGCGGTCCGGCGACCGAGTTCCGTCGCCTTCTGCATAACCTGCAGTTCCATAACAAGGATCGCGAGATGAAGGCGATCATGGTCACATCCTCGATGTTATCCGAGGGGAAGTCGACGGTGGCTGCATTACTAGCCCTGACCGCCGCTAAAAAGGGGATGAAGACGCTGTTGATCGATGCCGATGTCCGTCGCCCTACCATTCATAAGCTGTTCAAGATCCCTCGCCAGAAGGGGCTGTTGGATGTTCTGGTCGATAGTTTACCGGTGAAGGAATCGGTCAAGAAAACCTCGCTGGAAAAACTCGACCTGATCACGGCAGGCCGGACGCATGAATCGCCAGCGGATGTCTTTGATGCTGTGGCGATCGGACGAGTGATCCAGGAAATGAAGTTTTATTATGATATCATCGTCATTGACTGTGCGCCGGTGATCCCGGTCTCGGACCCGATGCTTCTGTCGCAGGAAGTCGATGGTATTCTGTTCGTCGTGAAGGCGGGCGCCACACAGCGCGATATCGTGCAGCGAGCCTCGTCGATCCTCAGCTCATCCACCAACAAGCTGTTGGGAGTGATCTTGAACAATGCCGACGGGACCTTGCCGTACTTCTACAATCACGACTACTATGGTTACGACTATTCGCAGCGTCCATCGGATGCCAAAGACGGAAAGTCGGGTTCCGACAAGGGTTCGAAATCCGGTAAGACCAACGGCAACGGTGACCAGAAACCCAAAAACAGTCTTTCCCGCTAA
- the miaA gene encoding tRNA (adenosine(37)-N6)-dimethylallyltransferase MiaA, whose product MTASSGAADPRPIPIICGPTGSGKSSVAMALAQTGPYEIISADSRQLVRHLDIGTAKPSPADRAAVPHHLIDLIELGERYSAFRFIGDASRVIGEIRRRGNLPLIVGGTGLYLRALTDGVVEIEPGDMQVRLQLEAEMDSLGVEVMHERLKQVDPLEASKIHPNNRVRLLRALEIFTLTGKSKSEWHATGSHRKADCTFQYHCLNPERELLYQRINLRVEEMLRSGWFAEVERLAKAGMTDQIRRAAIIGYGQLLDVLEGKSGLEESTSTIKQETRRYAKRQVTWFSRQAGCLYYATVQELSEALVGG is encoded by the coding sequence TTGACCGCCAGTTCGGGCGCTGCTGATCCGCGACCGATCCCGATCATCTGCGGTCCAACCGGATCGGGGAAATCATCGGTGGCGATGGCTCTGGCGCAGACCGGACCCTACGAGATCATTTCAGCTGATTCCCGCCAGCTCGTGCGACATCTGGATATCGGTACGGCCAAACCATCGCCAGCGGACCGTGCGGCTGTACCCCATCACCTGATCGACCTGATCGAACTGGGGGAGAGATACAGTGCTTTTCGATTTATCGGGGATGCTTCCCGGGTGATCGGCGAGATCCGCCGCAGAGGGAACCTGCCGCTGATCGTGGGAGGAACTGGTCTTTACCTTCGTGCGCTTACCGACGGTGTGGTGGAGATTGAACCGGGGGATATGCAGGTCCGTCTCCAATTGGAAGCCGAGATGGATTCGCTGGGAGTGGAAGTGATGCACGAGCGGCTAAAGCAGGTTGATCCACTGGAGGCGAGCAAGATCCATCCAAATAACCGGGTGCGACTGCTTCGAGCGCTTGAGATATTCACCCTGACCGGCAAATCGAAATCTGAGTGGCATGCGACCGGGAGCCATCGGAAGGCGGATTGTACGTTTCAGTATCACTGTCTCAATCCGGAACGAGAGTTACTCTACCAGCGTATCAACCTACGAGTGGAGGAGATGCTGAGATCGGGCTGGTTTGCCGAGGTTGAGCGATTGGCGAAAGCGGGGATGACGGACCAGATTCGACGGGCGGCGATCATCGGGTATGGTCAGCTATTGGACGTTTTGGAAGGAAAGAGTGGACTTGAAGAGTCGACCAGTACAATCAAGCAGGAGACGCGCCGGTATGCTAAGCGGCAGGTTACCTGGTTTAGCCGACAAGCTGGCTGCCTCTATTATGCCACGGTACAAGAGCTTAGTGAGGCTTTGGTGGGGGGGTAA
- the mutL gene encoding DNA mismatch repair endonuclease MutL, whose protein sequence is MSAPLTRPNIRPLPERLINKIAAGEVVERPAAVVKELVENALDAGSTRIDIIIEQSGSKMIKIVDNGWGIPEEQIEIAFSRHATSKLSGLSDLEKILSYGFRGEALPSIASVSRTRMVSRVAESQVATEIIYEGGVLQSKRPVAGAVGTTIEVGDLFFNTPARRKFMKAESTEARYLSRTATALALARYDVAFSYTLNGRQIFSVPAGTLRDRVAALLGYGKQLLEITAETGAVKLQGFIGKPDQASNNRWGHYIFINGRYIHSTTFSHALSAGFGEMLPKGVYPVGAVLLQVEPTEVDVNVHPAKTEVRLSREREIYDAIYHAVKTATRQDGVIPVFLAPARGENRPNDGLFPQGEPTRQGYIPGIGGSQITSHEMLGDLYRPPQFRTPEAGGIIRVDSATGEILESPSTIQSPESPVEQIETGPSSGIRLVGRFSDLYLLLQAGEDLYIVDQHTAHERVLYEETMRRLERQSIVGQQLLLPVQIELTPERFSLFVEAEDLINKSGFAVAPFGGRMISIEAVPMILSRKSPEKVFTKVLDDIGSLTKGGYDLKKAMAQSIACRAAVMSGDRLTDEEAIGLLQQLLQCENKYSCPHGRPTFIKINRGDLDRQFGRC, encoded by the coding sequence ATGAGTGCTCCTCTGACCCGGCCGAATATCCGTCCGCTTCCGGAACGTCTGATCAACAAGATCGCCGCGGGTGAGGTCGTCGAGCGACCAGCGGCTGTGGTGAAAGAGCTGGTCGAAAACGCGCTGGATGCCGGCTCCACGCGAATTGATATCATTATCGAGCAGTCCGGCTCCAAGATGATAAAGATCGTCGACAATGGCTGGGGGATTCCGGAAGAGCAGATCGAGATCGCGTTTTCCCGGCATGCGACCTCCAAATTATCCGGGCTTTCTGATCTTGAGAAGATATTGTCATACGGTTTTCGAGGCGAAGCCCTCCCCTCGATAGCGTCGGTTTCGCGCACGCGCATGGTCTCACGGGTGGCAGAATCCCAGGTGGCAACAGAGATCATTTATGAGGGGGGAGTACTTCAGTCAAAGCGTCCTGTCGCGGGAGCGGTGGGTACGACTATCGAAGTCGGCGACCTGTTTTTCAATACCCCGGCACGCCGGAAATTTATGAAAGCGGAGTCGACCGAAGCACGCTACCTGTCGCGCACGGCCACTGCGCTGGCACTGGCACGCTACGATGTTGCTTTCTCCTACACGCTCAATGGACGGCAGATATTCTCTGTCCCGGCCGGGACATTACGCGACCGAGTCGCGGCTCTGTTGGGATATGGCAAGCAATTGCTGGAGATCACTGCTGAAACCGGTGCGGTCAAATTGCAGGGGTTTATCGGTAAGCCGGATCAGGCGAGTAACAATCGGTGGGGACATTATATCTTCATCAATGGCCGGTATATCCACTCGACGACATTTTCGCACGCATTGTCTGCTGGATTCGGCGAAATGTTGCCAAAAGGGGTTTACCCGGTCGGAGCCGTGCTGTTGCAAGTTGAGCCAACCGAGGTGGATGTGAATGTGCACCCGGCGAAGACCGAGGTGCGTCTGTCGCGAGAGCGGGAGATCTACGATGCGATCTACCATGCGGTGAAAACGGCGACTCGTCAGGATGGCGTGATCCCGGTTTTTCTGGCTCCGGCACGAGGGGAGAATCGTCCGAACGACGGACTTTTCCCTCAGGGCGAACCGACACGGCAAGGGTATATCCCCGGGATCGGCGGGAGTCAGATCACCAGTCATGAAATGCTCGGTGATCTGTATCGTCCACCCCAATTCAGAACGCCCGAGGCTGGCGGAATTATCCGGGTTGACAGCGCCACCGGTGAGATACTCGAGTCTCCCTCGACTATCCAGTCGCCGGAAAGTCCGGTCGAGCAGATAGAGACTGGGCCATCGAGCGGTATTCGCCTGGTCGGACGCTTTTCTGATCTCTATCTACTGCTTCAGGCAGGAGAGGATCTGTACATTGTCGATCAGCATACGGCGCATGAGCGCGTGCTGTATGAAGAGACGATGCGTCGACTTGAGCGGCAGTCGATAGTCGGGCAGCAATTGCTGTTGCCGGTGCAGATCGAACTGACTCCGGAGCGTTTTTCGCTTTTCGTCGAAGCAGAAGATCTGATCAATAAGTCGGGATTTGCGGTAGCTCCGTTTGGCGGACGCATGATCTCCATTGAAGCTGTCCCCATGATCCTCTCACGCAAGTCGCCGGAGAAGGTATTCACCAAAGTACTCGATGATATCGGTTCGTTAACCAAGGGTGGATACGATCTGAAGAAAGCGATGGCCCAGTCGATTGCCTGTCGCGCGGCGGTGATGTCCGGTGACCGGCTGACCGATGAAGAGGCGATCGGACTATTGCAGCAACTTCTCCAGTGCGAGAACAAGTACTCCTGCCCGCACGGGCGTCCGACTTTCATCAAAATCAATCGGGGTGACCTTGACCGCCAGTTCGGGCGCTGCTGA
- the mutS gene encoding DNA mismatch repair protein MutS: protein MQTNDSSLTPLMRQYQAIKAQHPDKILFFRMGDFYEMFGEDAVKAAPMLGIALTSRSHGNSERVPLAGVPYHAMDRYLSRLAARGEKVVIVEQVEDPKTAKGLVKREIVEIVTPGTSTIDSPEEPARIACLAALYQKDSNRIGIATLYIATGEFQVDEGDAQLMVERLRVAEPSELLFPATTEKNAVADLLGYSRTAAQLTPYEEYNFDLPTARRELNGHFGTVTLESFGVDHAPLAITAAGAILRYLKENHREQLSHITQLIRYDDSAFMPLDYSTVRNLELVKNTANSTEENSLLAVMDLCHTDAGRRRLRSNLLRPFRSKAKIERRQSGVTELVKNRDLCYLIRQQTKQLPDLERLAGRLGIGKLNPRQMGSVGQALSTAQHLKSVLGPAFSAHLKELAAEIPDTTGLSLRISSALVDEPPLSAQKGGIFRQGYAEALDHLNDSIKEARLYIGSLQKVERDRTGIATLKVGFNQVFGYYIEITRANAASVPSEYIRKQTLVNAERYITPELKEKEELILAAEEKINRLELELYQQLIDHLNGSINLILRTAEILAEIDLVSSLAELAVTRGYCCPEIHEDDLLQITNGRHPVIEAVLPPGAFVSNDLECSIETNRILILTGPNMSGKSTYLRQIGLIVIMAQIGSWVPADKVHLGLVDRVFTRVGALDNLARGQSTFLVEMIETANIVHNATERSLVLLDEVGRGTSTFDGLSVAWSVVEYLNDQRKSRTVFATHYHELTGMAEIYPTVHNFQVAVKKWEDRVVFLHKIIPGGCDDSYGIEVAKLAGLPRQTIQRAKSVLRLLESGKFTQSELGRSLYKEKMQPTLFDPQPSALETKLRDLDINTLSPVQAFDLLRKLKEELS from the coding sequence ATGCAGACCAATGATTCTTCTCTTACGCCGCTGATGCGGCAATATCAGGCGATCAAAGCACAACACCCAGACAAGATCCTCTTCTTCCGGATGGGGGATTTTTATGAGATGTTTGGCGAGGATGCCGTCAAGGCCGCGCCGATGCTCGGGATCGCGCTGACCTCGCGCTCGCACGGCAACTCCGAACGGGTACCCTTGGCGGGAGTGCCGTATCATGCGATGGACCGCTATCTTTCACGCCTGGCTGCTCGTGGCGAAAAGGTAGTCATTGTCGAGCAGGTGGAAGATCCGAAGACCGCCAAAGGGCTGGTCAAGCGGGAGATCGTTGAGATCGTCACGCCGGGTACCTCGACCATCGACTCACCCGAAGAGCCTGCTCGAATCGCCTGTCTTGCGGCGTTGTACCAGAAAGATTCGAATCGGATCGGGATCGCCACGCTGTATATCGCGACCGGGGAGTTTCAGGTAGATGAAGGAGATGCGCAGTTGATGGTTGAGCGACTTCGCGTCGCGGAGCCGTCGGAACTGCTTTTCCCCGCAACCACCGAAAAGAATGCGGTGGCCGATCTGCTCGGATATAGTCGGACAGCGGCGCAACTGACCCCCTACGAAGAGTACAATTTTGATCTGCCGACCGCACGTCGCGAACTTAACGGCCATTTCGGGACGGTCACTCTCGAGTCTTTCGGCGTCGACCATGCCCCGCTAGCGATCACCGCGGCGGGGGCGATCCTTCGGTACCTGAAAGAGAATCACCGTGAGCAGCTCTCGCACATCACCCAGCTGATCCGCTACGATGACTCAGCCTTTATGCCGCTCGATTACAGCACAGTCCGGAATCTGGAACTGGTAAAGAATACCGCCAATTCCACTGAAGAGAATTCGCTCTTGGCGGTGATGGATCTCTGTCACACGGATGCCGGACGCCGGAGGCTTCGCTCAAATCTGCTTCGACCGTTTCGCTCCAAAGCAAAGATAGAACGTCGCCAATCTGGCGTGACCGAATTGGTCAAAAATCGCGACCTTTGCTACCTGATCCGTCAGCAAACGAAGCAACTCCCCGATCTGGAGCGACTGGCCGGCAGACTTGGTATCGGCAAACTGAATCCGCGACAGATGGGATCAGTGGGGCAGGCGCTTTCGACGGCTCAACACCTGAAGTCAGTCCTTGGGCCGGCGTTTTCCGCGCACCTGAAAGAACTCGCGGCCGAGATCCCGGATACAACTGGTTTGAGTCTGCGAATCTCTTCTGCCTTGGTTGATGAGCCGCCATTGTCTGCGCAAAAGGGGGGGATATTCAGGCAAGGATACGCGGAGGCGCTAGATCATCTGAATGACTCCATTAAAGAGGCGCGGCTGTATATCGGGTCACTGCAGAAAGTAGAACGAGATCGGACCGGGATCGCGACGCTCAAGGTTGGCTTTAATCAGGTCTTCGGCTATTACATAGAGATAACGCGCGCCAATGCCGCGTCTGTACCATCCGAGTATATCCGCAAGCAGACTCTGGTGAATGCCGAGCGCTATATAACACCGGAGCTGAAAGAAAAAGAAGAGCTGATCCTGGCCGCCGAAGAGAAGATCAACCGACTGGAACTGGAATTGTACCAGCAGTTGATCGATCACCTGAACGGATCGATCAATCTGATCCTCAGGACGGCGGAGATATTAGCGGAGATCGATCTGGTCTCATCGCTGGCTGAACTGGCGGTCACACGTGGCTACTGCTGCCCGGAGATTCACGAGGATGACCTCCTGCAGATCACCAATGGGAGACACCCGGTGATCGAAGCGGTCCTTCCGCCGGGAGCATTTGTCTCCAATGACCTGGAATGCTCGATCGAAACTAACCGAATACTGATCCTGACCGGCCCGAATATGTCGGGAAAATCAACGTACCTTCGGCAGATCGGCCTGATAGTCATCATGGCGCAGATCGGTTCCTGGGTCCCGGCAGACAAAGTGCATCTCGGACTGGTCGACCGTGTATTCACACGAGTGGGCGCGCTGGATAATCTGGCGCGGGGACAATCGACCTTCCTGGTCGAGATGATCGAGACCGCGAATATCGTGCACAATGCCACGGAGCGATCACTAGTTCTTCTGGACGAAGTCGGCCGCGGAACCTCGACCTTCGACGGTCTCTCCGTTGCCTGGTCGGTCGTGGAGTATCTGAATGATCAGCGGAAATCACGGACAGTCTTTGCGACGCATTATCACGAATTGACCGGCATGGCGGAGATCTATCCGACGGTGCACAATTTCCAGGTGGCAGTCAAGAAATGGGAAGACCGCGTTGTATTCCTGCATAAGATCATCCCCGGCGGATGCGACGACTCGTACGGTATCGAGGTCGCAAAACTGGCGGGTCTGCCGCGCCAGACGATCCAACGCGCAAAGTCTGTTCTGCGTTTGCTGGAATCAGGAAAGTTCACGCAATCCGAATTGGGACGGTCTCTCTACAAAGAGAAGATGCAGCCGACACTTTTTGATCCCCAGCCATCCGCTTTGGAGACGAAACTCCGGGATCTGGATATCAACACACTGTCACCCGTGCAGGCGTTTGATCTCTTGCGTAAGCTAAAGGAGGAGCTGTCATGA
- a CDS encoding DUF3473 domain-containing protein: protein MSKQVNLLTVDLEEWYVVEVLQSRFKTEDWPHLRSTVVENCRRLLHLFDRKGVTATWFVLGWVAEKHPHLIAEIADHGHEIGCHSYQHRRVDKLDAATFREDTQRAMDAILKACGIKTMGYRAPSWSMNSSCKWAFKTLAELGFAYDSSIFPIKHDLYGMPDGPRQLFKMHFEDGSSLWEMPSSTFRMFGLNLPMAGGGYLRHSPYWYTRAMVNRLNGQHQPAMVYIHPWELDPNPPEIEGLTAMQRFRTYGSTALFLTKLERLLNDFEFTTISDYIRSHGKKPIGFERRDG, encoded by the coding sequence ATGAGTAAGCAGGTGAACTTGCTGACAGTTGACCTCGAGGAATGGTATGTCGTCGAGGTACTGCAGAGTCGGTTCAAAACCGAGGACTGGCCGCATTTGCGGTCGACCGTGGTGGAGAACTGCCGACGTTTGCTCCATTTGTTCGATCGAAAGGGGGTGACCGCGACCTGGTTTGTGCTGGGTTGGGTTGCGGAGAAGCATCCGCACCTGATCGCCGAAATCGCGGACCATGGCCATGAGATCGGCTGTCACAGCTACCAGCACCGTCGCGTTGACAAATTGGATGCCGCGACATTTCGTGAGGATACTCAGCGTGCTATGGATGCGATATTGAAGGCGTGCGGTATTAAGACCATGGGGTATCGAGCACCAAGCTGGTCGATGAACTCGAGCTGCAAATGGGCATTCAAGACCCTGGCTGAACTGGGGTTTGCGTACGATAGTTCGATCTTTCCCATCAAACACGACTTGTATGGCATGCCGGACGGTCCACGCCAGTTATTCAAGATGCATTTTGAGGATGGCAGTTCGCTCTGGGAGATGCCTTCAAGCACTTTCCGGATGTTTGGCCTCAACTTGCCAATGGCGGGTGGGGGGTACCTGAGGCATTCTCCTTATTGGTACACTCGGGCGATGGTTAACCGGCTGAATGGCCAACACCAGCCTGCCATGGTCTACATTCATCCCTGGGAGCTTGATCCGAACCCACCGGAGATCGAAGGATTGACGGCGATGCAGCGGTTCCGGACGTACGGATCGACCGCCCTTTTCCTGACCAAGCTGGAGCGGCTGTTGAATGACTTTGAATTTACCACTATTTCTGACTACATTCGCTCTCACGGAAAAAAGCCGATCGGGTTCGAACGGCGCGACGGCTGA
- a CDS encoding SPOR domain-containing protein, with product MKIIVLAVALALVLPAAGRADDIDEIYQAIQKGRWRAAADRLAEMKDVNSNGNLLFLHGLLERSGDRAAKFFETALTRSVSVKFQEEIYIRLAQYYLQMDNLGRVSEITNEYRTRFEKGKHRVAMARIRILAEEMNGDRTAALGLNERYMKANSRGESADWGKMDLARILLGSRGDETGVEKLRDLSASSSEIAVPQAMAILGEYHMEKGEIEEAMRCYELLREEYPSAIGLDLLARQLGQSARPKMTITTQSAKPKPLPKAEKYAIQAGAFSSQKFANEQVDRLRRERLPTKVEKKESDGRTLWVVYIGEYKDLRAAEEARQKLQKRYGETYEVVPR from the coding sequence ATGAAAATCATTGTACTGGCCGTTGCGCTGGCGCTGGTTCTTCCAGCCGCCGGGCGCGCAGATGACATTGACGAGATCTACCAGGCTATCCAGAAGGGGAGATGGCGGGCGGCAGCAGACCGTCTGGCCGAAATGAAGGACGTCAATTCAAACGGCAATCTCCTCTTTTTGCACGGGCTACTGGAACGGTCAGGGGACCGGGCCGCAAAGTTCTTTGAGACCGCCTTGACCCGGTCGGTTTCCGTCAAGTTTCAAGAAGAGATTTACATTCGGCTGGCCCAGTATTACTTGCAGATGGATAATCTGGGCAGAGTCTCGGAGATCACCAATGAGTACCGGACCCGGTTTGAAAAGGGGAAGCACCGCGTCGCGATGGCTCGCATACGCATCCTGGCCGAAGAAATGAACGGAGACCGTACGGCGGCTCTGGGTCTTAATGAACGGTATATGAAAGCGAATAGCCGGGGAGAGTCGGCCGACTGGGGAAAGATGGATCTTGCCCGAATACTCCTGGGTTCGCGCGGTGACGAAACCGGCGTGGAGAAGCTACGCGATCTCTCCGCAAGCAGTTCTGAGATCGCAGTGCCGCAGGCGATGGCTATCCTAGGGGAATATCATATGGAGAAAGGGGAGATCGAAGAGGCTATGCGCTGTTACGAGTTGCTGCGGGAAGAGTACCCATCGGCTATCGGTCTCGACCTCCTTGCGCGGCAACTGGGACAATCGGCTCGCCCTAAGATGACGATCACAACACAGTCCGCTAAGCCAAAGCCGCTCCCGAAAGCGGAAAAATATGCGATTCAGGCAGGGGCGTTTTCATCGCAGAAATTCGCCAACGAACAAGTCGACCGCTTGCGAAGAGAACGGCTGCCGACCAAGGTGGAGAAAAAAGAATCTGACGGCCGGACGCTTTGGGTGGTATATATCGGCGAGTATAAAGACCTTCGCGCCGCTGAAGAAGCGCGCCAGAAACTGCAGAAACGGTACGGTGAGACGTACGAAGTTGTCCCGCGCTGA
- a CDS encoding LapA family protein, whose translation MWIIRAILIAVMLILVIAFAYNNFGPEQKVDVYLRPVMPNYLDVPLVTVVFWSLVAGMVMSLLIFISIYIKQSVDMHAAKRRIKALEGEVGILRNRPIEESAELLKGADSRIRESKSPFSEG comes from the coding sequence ATGTGGATTATTCGAGCCATCCTGATCGCTGTCATGCTCATCCTGGTGATAGCGTTCGCGTACAACAACTTCGGGCCTGAACAGAAGGTCGATGTCTATCTGCGGCCGGTGATGCCCAATTACCTGGATGTCCCGCTGGTGACGGTGGTCTTTTGGTCGCTCGTGGCCGGGATGGTGATGTCGCTGCTGATCTTCATTTCAATCTATATAAAGCAGTCAGTGGACATGCATGCCGCCAAGCGGCGGATCAAGGCATTGGAAGGCGAGGTCGGCATTCTGCGGAATCGCCCGATCGAAGAATCGGCGGAACTGCTCAAGGGAGCCGACAGCCGGATCAGGGAAAGCAAGTCGCCGTTTAGCGAAGGATAA